The Virgibacillus phasianinus genome includes a window with the following:
- the ccsA gene encoding cytochrome c biogenesis protein CcsA — protein MFESRWLYEIILIIYGLSLTCYFIDFIQSNQKANRIAFWLLSMVWIIQSFFLCKQVFLENSFPILSLYDGLFFYSFVLVTLSLIINRLFSIHFIVFFTNLFGFFILLLYILTKAKREGLEQGVQLVNEILITHITLSIVSYGFFTLSFLLSIMYLVQYRLLKNKQGMRWIRRLGDLKQLDRYSFMAVTLGVPLLLLGIILGVVWAYVANEEFYWFDLKTFGSFLVLAVYVLYLLLRVIKRYQGKAISIYNTAAFLILIINFLLFSLLSNFHF, from the coding sequence ATGTTTGAATCACGATGGCTATATGAAATTATTTTAATTATTTATGGCTTAAGTTTGACCTGCTACTTCATTGACTTTATTCAAAGTAACCAGAAGGCAAATCGGATCGCCTTCTGGTTACTTAGTATGGTTTGGATTATTCAGAGCTTTTTTTTATGCAAACAAGTATTTTTGGAAAATAGCTTTCCAATTCTGTCTCTATACGATGGATTGTTTTTTTATTCCTTTGTGCTTGTAACACTTTCATTAATTATTAATCGGCTTTTTTCTATTCACTTTATTGTCTTTTTCACAAATTTATTTGGATTTTTTATTTTACTATTATATATATTAACGAAAGCAAAACGAGAAGGGCTTGAGCAAGGTGTACAGCTGGTCAATGAAATTTTGATTACCCATATTACACTTTCAATTGTTTCATATGGCTTTTTTACCTTATCGTTTTTACTTTCGATCATGTACCTGGTCCAGTATAGGTTACTTAAGAATAAGCAGGGAATGAGGTGGATTCGAAGACTTGGTGATTTAAAGCAACTTGACCGGTATTCATTTATGGCGGTTACCCTTGGGGTGCCATTATTATTACTTGGTATTATCCTTGGTGTAGTCTGGGCGTATGTCGCTAACGAAGAATTTTATTGGTTTGATTTAAAAACATTTGGATCCTTTTTGGTTTTGGCTGTATATGTTCTTTACCTGTTACTTCGCGTGATAAAAAGGTATCAGGGCAAAGCAATATCCATCTATAATACGGCAGCATTTTTAATATTAATTATTAACTTTTTATTATTTAGTTTATTATCTAATTTCCACTTTTAA
- the spoVID gene encoding stage VI sporulation protein D, which yields MSQDNAVFSFELNESLYFERGQGVDEILGISLEPEISIQPFNDYISIRGVIELNGNYQRVHEADIWENNPDDSDDFSSKRYVEQVFDGERGELSFSHRFPVEISVPIYRVNDMNDVTVSVEYFDYEIPDQNQLRLTSVIAIQGINDSVENPANSEVSEEITEQKEEGLAFNKEDSFRFDIKEQFAEPEIKNEQQKEETEELVRPENTVEVEQQEEEQYEEAQREKEPHEEEKIEEPSEVEEVEFHPSQQETKLQQPQSTAEDRYDEEVELVEETHSNSPKSSLKSTEKNKMEDTDGERIDYLSNIFREDEESYSKMRLCIVQDNDTIETIAERYRVNPLQISKQNHLDDETISEGQLLYIPFKQ from the coding sequence TTGTCGCAGGATAATGCTGTGTTTAGTTTTGAGTTGAATGAATCACTATATTTTGAACGAGGACAGGGAGTTGATGAAATTCTTGGGATTTCATTGGAGCCTGAAATATCTATTCAACCATTTAATGACTATATATCAATTAGAGGGGTAATTGAATTAAATGGGAACTATCAAAGGGTGCATGAGGCTGACATATGGGAAAATAATCCCGATGACAGTGACGATTTTTCTTCCAAACGTTATGTGGAACAGGTATTTGATGGTGAAAGGGGAGAACTGTCTTTTTCTCACCGTTTTCCTGTAGAAATCTCTGTTCCAATTTATCGTGTCAATGACATGAACGATGTCACAGTATCAGTTGAATACTTTGATTATGAAATACCTGATCAAAATCAGCTTCGATTAACATCGGTTATAGCAATTCAGGGGATAAATGACAGTGTTGAAAACCCGGCAAATAGTGAAGTGTCAGAAGAAATTACAGAACAAAAAGAGGAAGGCTTAGCTTTTAATAAAGAAGATTCATTTCGTTTTGATATAAAAGAACAATTTGCGGAGCCTGAAATAAAGAATGAACAACAGAAGGAAGAAACTGAGGAATTAGTACGACCGGAAAATACTGTTGAAGTGGAACAGCAAGAAGAGGAACAATATGAAGAGGCACAACGTGAGAAAGAGCCACACGAAGAAGAGAAAATAGAAGAACCTTCGGAAGTGGAAGAAGTGGAATTCCACCCATCACAACAGGAAACAAAATTACAGCAACCCCAGTCAACTGCAGAAGACAGGTATGATGAAGAAGTGGAATTGGTGGAAGAAACCCATAGTAATTCACCCAAGTCATCACTAAAATCAACAGAGAAAAATAAAATGGAAGATACTGATGGGGAGAGAATAGATTATTTGTCCAATATATTTAGGGAGGATGAAGAAAGTTACTCGAAAATGAGATTATGTATTGTACAGGACAATGATACGATCGAAACAATTGCAGAGCGGTACCGAGTTAATCCACTTCAAATTTCCAAACAAAATCATCTGGATGATGAAACGATTAGTGAAGGCCAGTTGCTCTATATTCCATTTAAGCAGTAA
- a CDS encoding valine--tRNA ligase, translated as MSEKPQSSLPKKYDPKAVEQNRYKFWVEGKYFEAKGDSGKEPFTIVIPPPNVTGKLHLGHAWDTAMQDTISRIKRMQGYDVLWLPGMDHAGIATQAKVEAKLKEQGESRYDLGREKFVEKVWDWKEEYADFIRQQWEKLGLGLDYSRERFTMDEGLSDAVREVFVTLYNKGLIYRGEYIINWDPKTKTALSDIEVIHKEIQGHFYHLRYPIKDSDEFIEIATTRPETMLGDTAVAVHSKDERYKHLVGKKVILPIVGREIDIVADDYVDRDFGSGAVKITPAHDPNDFEIGNRHNLERVLVMNEDGTMNKNAGKYQGLNRFDCRKQIVNDLKEAGVLFKIEDHTHTVGHSERSDAVVEPYLSTQWFVDMQPLADASVEMQNGKEKINFVPERFENTYLHWMDNIRDWCISRQLWWGHRIPAWYHKETNEIYVGKEAPADSENWEQDEDVLDTWFSSALWPFSTMGWPNEDAADFKRHFPNDVLVTGYDIIFFWVARMIFQSIEFTGERPFKDVVMHGLIRDAEGRKMSKSLGNGVDPMDVIDKYGADSLRYFLLTGSSPGQDLRFYWEKIESTWNFANKIWNASRFCLMNMEGFAYKDIDLSGEKSVADKWILTRLNETIEQVSKNTAKYEFGEAGRHLYTFIWDDLCDWYIEMAKLPLYGEDETKKKTTQSVLAYVLDNTMRMLHPFMPFITEEIWQELPHQGESITIAQWPEVREDLHSEQAKKEMNLLVSIIKTVRNIRAEVNTPMSKQVKLLVQGEDKTTISELEANRNYLERFCNTSELMIATDIEVPEKAMSAVVTGIELFLPLEGLIDIDKERSRLESELDKWNKEVERVQKKLANEGFVKKAPETVVAEEKQKEKDYLEKQAKVKARLAELNS; from the coding sequence ATGTCAGAAAAACCGCAAAGCAGTTTACCGAAAAAGTATGATCCAAAAGCTGTTGAACAAAATCGATATAAATTCTGGGTGGAAGGGAAATATTTTGAAGCAAAAGGAGATTCGGGCAAGGAGCCCTTCACAATCGTTATCCCCCCGCCAAATGTAACCGGTAAATTACATTTGGGTCATGCCTGGGATACCGCTATGCAGGATACCATATCACGAATAAAACGGATGCAGGGATATGATGTCCTCTGGTTACCAGGAATGGATCATGCAGGTATTGCTACTCAGGCTAAAGTTGAAGCGAAGTTAAAAGAGCAGGGTGAGTCACGATACGATCTGGGCCGGGAAAAGTTTGTTGAAAAAGTTTGGGACTGGAAGGAAGAATATGCTGATTTTATCCGGCAACAATGGGAAAAGCTTGGGCTTGGATTGGATTATTCCCGTGAACGTTTTACGATGGATGAAGGTTTATCTGACGCTGTTCGGGAAGTTTTTGTTACCCTTTATAATAAAGGTTTAATTTACCGTGGTGAGTATATCATTAACTGGGATCCGAAAACGAAAACAGCACTATCTGATATAGAGGTTATTCATAAAGAAATTCAAGGCCATTTTTATCACCTCAGATATCCGATTAAGGATAGTGATGAATTTATAGAAATTGCAACAACACGCCCAGAAACAATGCTTGGTGATACTGCCGTAGCAGTCCATTCAAAGGATGAACGCTACAAACATTTGGTAGGTAAAAAAGTAATTTTACCAATTGTTGGTCGTGAAATAGACATCGTCGCCGACGACTACGTTGATCGCGATTTCGGGTCTGGTGCTGTAAAAATCACACCTGCTCATGATCCAAATGATTTTGAAATAGGAAATCGTCATAATCTTGAACGTGTGCTGGTTATGAATGAAGACGGAACAATGAATAAAAACGCTGGCAAATATCAAGGGCTTAACCGTTTCGATTGCCGCAAACAAATTGTGAATGACTTAAAAGAAGCGGGCGTACTATTCAAGATAGAGGATCATACGCATACGGTTGGGCACTCTGAACGCAGTGATGCAGTTGTTGAGCCTTATCTATCAACGCAATGGTTTGTTGACATGCAGCCATTGGCAGATGCTTCAGTTGAGATGCAAAATGGGAAAGAAAAGATAAATTTTGTACCAGAACGATTTGAAAATACCTATTTGCATTGGATGGATAACATAAGGGATTGGTGTATCTCCAGACAATTATGGTGGGGACACCGGATTCCAGCATGGTATCACAAGGAAACAAATGAAATTTACGTTGGAAAAGAAGCGCCAGCAGATAGTGAGAATTGGGAACAAGATGAGGATGTTTTAGATACATGGTTTTCATCAGCTTTATGGCCATTCTCAACAATGGGTTGGCCAAATGAAGATGCAGCGGACTTTAAACGTCATTTTCCGAATGATGTTCTCGTTACGGGTTATGACATTATCTTCTTCTGGGTAGCACGGATGATTTTCCAATCCATTGAATTCACCGGGGAACGCCCATTTAAGGATGTTGTCATGCATGGATTAATCCGTGATGCTGAAGGACGGAAGATGAGTAAATCGCTTGGCAACGGCGTGGATCCAATGGATGTCATCGATAAATATGGTGCGGATTCCCTACGCTATTTCTTATTAACTGGATCTTCACCGGGACAGGATCTTCGCTTCTATTGGGAAAAGATAGAGTCCACTTGGAACTTTGCGAATAAAATTTGGAATGCATCCCGTTTCTGTCTGATGAATATGGAAGGCTTTGCCTACAAAGATATTGATTTATCAGGCGAGAAGTCGGTCGCAGACAAATGGATTCTGACCAGACTGAATGAAACCATTGAACAAGTATCGAAAAACACTGCTAAATACGAGTTCGGTGAAGCGGGTCGTCATCTGTATACCTTCATTTGGGATGATCTTTGCGATTGGTATATCGAAATGGCAAAATTACCATTATATGGCGAGGATGAAACCAAGAAAAAAACAACTCAGTCAGTTCTTGCTTATGTATTGGATAATACAATGCGCATGTTACATCCGTTCATGCCATTTATTACGGAGGAAATATGGCAGGAGCTGCCACACCAGGGTGAATCCATTACCATTGCACAGTGGCCGGAAGTCCGTGAAGATTTGCATAGTGAACAGGCGAAGAAAGAAATGAATCTGCTTGTATCAATCATAAAGACAGTGCGGAATATACGTGCAGAGGTTAATACTCCAATGTCTAAACAGGTGAAGCTGCTTGTTCAGGGAGAAGATAAAACAACCATTTCAGAGCTTGAAGCGAATCGGAACTATTTAGAGCGTTTTTGTAACACGAGTGAATTAATGATAGCTACAGATATAGAGGTTCCGGAAAAAGCGATGTCGGCCGTAGTAACCGGTATAGAACTATTTTTACCATTAGAAGGCTTAATCGACATTGATAAAGAACGATCAAGACTGGAAAGCGAACTGGATAAATGGAACAAGGAAGTGGAAAGGGTACAAAAAAAATTGGCCAATGAAGGTTTTGTAAAGAAGGCACCAGAGACTGTAGTTGCAGAAGAAAAACAAAAAGAGAAAGATTATCTCGAAAAGCAAGCGAAGGTTAAAGCACGTTTGGCAGAATTAAATAGCTAA
- a CDS encoding ATP-grasp domain-containing protein, with product MKYNGWLIYNQEDAEDNLSYINWFQKEAEVQDIALEVIVRETITLGILTNKRTVLINNRIVKLPDFAVVRTIDPQLSLQLEAMGIHVFNSSAVSRICNNKALTHHYVHELQVPMVNTVFTSTKLLQHSPLPDLPIVLKEAAGRGGKQVFLIETKQDLQQAVETLSSSNIIMQSCDVIPGKDLRVFIVGSKIIGSVIRENDNDFRANYKLGGTASWYTLHAEEISLINRIVNHFQFDMVGIDFLFKKDGTLLFNEIEDVVGSRTLSAVSDVNILQKYITHIKSKLI from the coding sequence GTGAAATATAACGGTTGGCTAATCTATAATCAAGAGGATGCAGAGGACAATCTATCTTATATTAATTGGTTTCAAAAAGAGGCAGAAGTACAGGACATCGCGCTTGAAGTAATAGTTAGGGAAACCATTACTTTAGGTATTCTAACCAATAAGCGAACTGTCTTAATAAATAATAGGATTGTTAAATTACCGGATTTTGCAGTCGTACGTACTATTGATCCACAGCTAAGTTTACAGCTTGAAGCAATGGGAATTCATGTGTTCAATTCTTCAGCAGTTTCTCGAATTTGCAATAATAAAGCATTAACCCATCATTATGTACATGAATTGCAAGTACCAATGGTGAATACAGTTTTTACAAGCACGAAATTACTTCAACATTCTCCTTTACCTGACCTGCCAATTGTATTAAAAGAAGCTGCAGGACGTGGGGGAAAACAAGTGTTTCTGATTGAAACAAAACAAGACCTGCAGCAGGCAGTGGAAACACTATCCTCGTCCAATATTATCATGCAGTCATGTGATGTAATACCTGGTAAAGATCTGCGTGTTTTTATAGTGGGCAGTAAGATTATTGGATCTGTGATAAGGGAAAATGACAATGACTTTCGGGCAAATTACAAATTAGGCGGAACTGCTTCCTGGTACACATTACATGCAGAAGAAATCAGCCTGATCAATCGTATTGTCAACCATTTTCAATTTGATATGGTAGGAATCGACTTTTTGTTCAAAAAGGATGGAACATTATTATTTAATGAAATAGAAGATGTAGTGGGTTCACGAACATTAAGTGCCGTCAGTGACGTTAACATTTTACAAAAATATATCACCCATATTAAATCGAAATTAATTTAA
- the hemL gene encoding glutamate-1-semialdehyde 2,1-aminomutase, translating into MRQFNESVDAYKEAVDIMPGGVNSPVRAFKSVGMSPIFMESGKGSKIKDIDGNEYIDYVLSWGPLIHGHADERVVDKLKETAAKGTSFGSPTLIENKLAQTVIDRVPSIEMVRMVNSGTEATMSALRLARGYTGRDKILKFEGNYHGHGDSLLIKAGSGVATLGLPDSPGVPESIAQNTITVPYNDIESLRLAFANYGSELAAVIVEPVSGNMGVVPPKNDFLQELRSITNEHGTVLIFDEVMTGFRVDYDCAQGHFGVTPDLTCLGKVIGGGLPVGAYGGKREIMEKIAPSGNIYQAGTLSGNPLAMVAGYETLQALTRESYSQINDKLDRLIEGFKQAAIDFDIPLHINRAGSMLGVFFTNEPVINFECAQKANLDYFAQYYRAMIEEGIFLPPSQFEGLFLSTAHTDEDIEFTIRAIRNAFASINK; encoded by the coding sequence ATGAGACAGTTTAATGAATCAGTAGATGCATATAAAGAAGCGGTGGATATCATGCCAGGAGGAGTAAATTCCCCTGTTCGCGCATTTAAATCAGTTGGTATGTCACCGATCTTTATGGAATCTGGTAAGGGATCCAAAATTAAAGATATTGATGGAAATGAATATATTGATTATGTCTTAAGCTGGGGCCCATTAATTCACGGGCATGCGGATGAGCGTGTAGTCGATAAGTTAAAAGAGACTGCTGCAAAAGGGACAAGCTTTGGCTCCCCTACATTAATAGAAAACAAACTTGCTCAAACAGTAATTGACCGTGTGCCATCCATTGAAATGGTGCGAATGGTTAATTCAGGTACAGAAGCAACCATGAGTGCGCTGCGCCTTGCGAGAGGATATACAGGCCGTGATAAAATATTAAAATTTGAAGGTAATTATCACGGACATGGTGACTCACTGTTGATTAAAGCAGGGTCAGGTGTAGCAACATTAGGCTTGCCAGACAGTCCGGGAGTGCCTGAATCAATTGCGCAAAATACAATCACTGTTCCGTATAATGACATTGAAAGTCTGCGGCTTGCATTTGCTAATTATGGCAGCGAATTAGCAGCCGTAATTGTGGAGCCTGTGTCAGGAAATATGGGTGTTGTTCCACCGAAAAACGATTTCTTGCAAGAATTACGGTCCATTACAAATGAGCATGGGACTGTTCTTATTTTTGACGAGGTAATGACAGGATTTCGAGTAGATTATGACTGTGCACAGGGCCATTTTGGTGTAACTCCTGATTTAACCTGTCTTGGTAAGGTAATTGGTGGAGGACTTCCGGTAGGTGCTTACGGGGGTAAACGTGAGATAATGGAAAAAATTGCTCCTTCCGGTAACATCTACCAGGCAGGAACGTTATCCGGAAATCCATTGGCAATGGTAGCCGGGTATGAAACGTTACAGGCGTTGACCCGCGAGTCTTATTCACAGATCAATGATAAATTGGATCGATTAATTGAAGGGTTTAAACAAGCTGCGATCGACTTTGACATTCCGTTGCACATTAATCGTGCTGGATCGATGCTTGGAGTGTTCTTCACTAATGAGCCAGTCATTAATTTTGAATGCGCTCAAAAAGCGAATTTGGATTATTTTGCCCAATATTATCGGGCAATGATAGAAGAAGGCATCTTCCTTCCGCCTTCCCAATTTGAAGGACTGTTTCTTTCAACAGCACACACTGATGAAGATATAGAATTTACTATCAGGGCAATAAGAAATGCCTTTGCTTCGATAAATAAATAG
- a CDS encoding ATP-grasp domain-containing protein — translation MRLNGWIIYNGHLPGNKFLDFAEWLQKAAARKDVPAKIWKNNELLSFLTADEVILIDDDEQLLPNFVIFTDKDIYLANQLEQMGVRVYNCSDAIRISDDKILTYQALSIHNLPIPKTIIAPKIFMNNVEVDHATCDKAVTTLGLPMIVKEAFGSFGEQVYLVHTAQELKEKVAMLQGKPFMFQEFIDSSYGKDMRLHVVGDEVVAAMMRTASDDFRANVTAGGTMESYQPTPKENEIAIAATKAIGADFAGVDLLFGADGHPIICELNSNAHIRNMYDCTKINVADYIIDYIVDKEK, via the coding sequence GTGAGACTAAACGGATGGATTATTTATAATGGCCATTTACCCGGCAATAAATTTCTTGACTTTGCGGAATGGTTACAAAAGGCAGCAGCGCGTAAGGATGTTCCAGCTAAAATTTGGAAGAACAATGAACTTTTGTCTTTTTTAACTGCTGATGAAGTAATTTTAATTGATGATGATGAGCAACTATTACCGAATTTTGTCATTTTTACGGATAAAGATATATATCTTGCCAATCAATTGGAGCAGATGGGTGTACGTGTATATAACTGCTCTGACGCCATTCGCATAAGTGATGATAAAATTTTAACCTATCAAGCCTTATCCATACATAACCTGCCAATACCGAAAACAATCATTGCTCCTAAGATTTTTATGAACAATGTGGAAGTGGATCATGCCACTTGCGATAAGGCCGTTACAACATTGGGTCTTCCAATGATTGTAAAAGAAGCATTTGGATCCTTCGGCGAACAAGTCTATTTGGTACACACAGCCCAAGAATTAAAGGAAAAGGTAGCAATGTTACAGGGAAAACCCTTTATGTTTCAGGAATTTATCGATTCAAGCTATGGAAAAGATATGCGATTACATGTTGTTGGCGATGAAGTAGTCGCAGCCATGATGCGGACCGCCTCTGATGACTTTCGGGCAAACGTGACTGCTGGTGGAACTATGGAATCCTATCAGCCCACTCCTAAAGAAAATGAAATTGCTATCGCTGCAACAAAAGCAATTGGTGCCGACTTTGCTGGGGTTGATTTACTTTTTGGTGCGGATGGACATCCAATTATTTGTGAACTAAATTCCAATGCACATATACGGAATATGTATGATTGTACAAAAATAAACGTCGCGGATTATATCATCGATTATATTGTTGACAAGGAAAAATAG
- the hemB gene encoding porphobilinogen synthase yields the protein MANHLNFKRHRRLRSSATMRSMVRETHLRKEDLIYPFFVIEGEGIRNEVSSMPGVFQLSLDNIVDEMKEVRDLGIPSVIVFGVPDDKDEKGTGAFVHDGIVQQAIRLIKQEVPELLIIADTCLCEFTSHGHCGVVHNGDVENDESLTLLAKTAVSQVEAGADIIAPSNMMDGFVIAIRSALDKAGYTNIPIMSYAVKYSSAFYGPFREAADSTPQFGDRKTYQMDPANRLEAIREAKSDIEEGADFLIVKPALSYLDVVREIRDNFHAPVVAYNVSGEYAMVKAAAQNGWIDEKALVMEKLTSMKRAGADLIITYFAKDVAIWLSE from the coding sequence ATGGCAAATCATTTAAACTTTAAACGGCATCGCAGACTTCGATCATCTGCAACTATGCGTTCAATGGTGCGGGAAACGCATCTTCGAAAAGAGGATTTAATATATCCATTCTTTGTTATTGAGGGGGAAGGAATTCGTAATGAAGTTTCGTCAATGCCCGGTGTATTTCAACTGTCACTTGACAATATTGTTGACGAAATGAAAGAAGTTCGGGATTTAGGAATACCTTCTGTTATCGTTTTTGGCGTTCCAGATGATAAAGATGAGAAAGGGACTGGAGCTTTTGTACATGATGGTATTGTACAACAAGCTATTCGTCTGATTAAACAGGAAGTGCCTGAACTACTTATTATTGCTGACACATGCTTATGCGAGTTTACATCTCATGGCCATTGCGGAGTTGTTCATAATGGGGATGTTGAAAATGATGAATCATTGACCTTGCTAGCAAAAACAGCTGTTTCACAAGTAGAAGCTGGCGCGGATATTATTGCGCCATCCAACATGATGGATGGTTTTGTTATCGCAATTCGCAGTGCGCTTGATAAGGCAGGATATACAAATATTCCGATTATGTCCTATGCGGTTAAATATTCCTCCGCATTCTATGGTCCATTCCGTGAAGCTGCAGATAGTACACCACAATTCGGTGACAGAAAGACCTATCAAATGGATCCCGCCAATCGTTTAGAAGCAATTCGCGAGGCAAAGTCAGATATCGAGGAAGGTGCGGACTTTTTAATTGTGAAGCCTGCTCTTTCATACCTTGATGTGGTAAGGGAAATCAGAGATAATTTTCATGCCCCGGTTGTAGCCTACAACGTTAGCGGTGAGTATGCAATGGTTAAAGCAGCTGCACAAAATGGCTGGATTGATGAAAAAGCTTTAGTAATGGAAAAACTCACATCAATGAAGCGTGCTGGTGCTGATTTAATCATTACTTATTTTGCAAAAGACGTGGCAATTTGGTTAAGCGAATAA
- a CDS encoding uroporphyrinogen-III synthase has translation MLRALRDKRILITREENQSKPFADLVADLGGVPIVIPLLKITCRHYKGDPHLLEQLSNYQWIIFTSANGVHCFFEEFNSKTLNDTVKFAVVGHKTEMALKQYGTTASFVPSVYNAEVMAMEYMQEITINGPLLIVKGSRSRMVIQQAFSENDLAFDELVMYETTSNTENHLLLNNTLKQGSPDFITFTSPSTVEAFMECGCDRQVQQAQQLPCVCIGSTTEERARELGFVQILVPNQFTIEGMVEKIAHYIKEKG, from the coding sequence ATGTTACGGGCATTACGGGATAAGCGGATTTTGATTACGAGAGAAGAGAATCAGTCTAAGCCGTTTGCCGATTTGGTGGCAGACTTAGGAGGTGTGCCAATTGTCATACCTCTTTTAAAAATTACCTGCAGGCACTATAAGGGTGATCCCCACTTGCTTGAACAATTGTCCAACTATCAATGGATTATTTTCACAAGTGCGAATGGTGTTCATTGCTTTTTCGAAGAGTTCAACAGTAAGACACTGAATGACACTGTCAAATTTGCTGTTGTTGGACATAAAACGGAAATGGCACTAAAACAATACGGAACTACTGCAAGTTTTGTACCTTCTGTGTATAATGCGGAGGTAATGGCTATGGAATATATGCAGGAAATAACAATAAATGGACCATTGCTGATTGTCAAAGGGAGCAGGTCACGGATGGTTATCCAGCAAGCATTTAGCGAAAATGACCTGGCCTTTGATGAACTCGTTATGTATGAAACAACATCAAACACAGAGAACCATTTACTGCTGAACAACACGTTGAAGCAAGGCAGTCCGGACTTTATCACGTTTACAAGCCCATCGACAGTGGAAGCATTTATGGAATGCGGATGTGATAGACAAGTACAGCAGGCACAACAATTACCCTGTGTTTGTATCGGGTCGACTACGGAAGAACGTGCAAGGGAGCTAGGTTTTGTTCAAATTCTTGTGCCCAACCAGTTTACAATTGAGGGTATGGTTGAAAAAATTGCCCATTACATAAAAGAGAAGGGATAG
- the hemC gene encoding hydroxymethylbilane synthase, producing the protein MRKIIVGTRKSNLAVTQTNWVINELKKAGVQNEFETKKIVTKGDKILDVTLSKVGGKGLFVKEIEQAMYDKEIDFAVHSMKDMPSVMPDGLIISSIPKRADHRDAYIAKNHVKLSDLPDGAIVGTSSLRRAAQVLAERPDVRIKSVRGNIETRLRKLQEEDYDAIILAVAGMQRVGWNESLITEYLEPEVCVPAVGQGALAIESRESDVEVQEMLAKINHAFTTKTVTAERTFLKLLEGSCQVPIAGYAFLENEELVLTALVASADGKVVLKETVRGTDPEAVGREAAEKLIDRGAKDIVDEVKEGLNE; encoded by the coding sequence ATGCGTAAAATAATTGTTGGTACGAGAAAAAGCAATCTTGCGGTTACCCAGACAAATTGGGTTATTAATGAGTTAAAAAAGGCTGGCGTTCAAAATGAATTTGAAACAAAAAAGATTGTGACTAAAGGGGATAAAATTCTTGATGTCACGTTATCAAAGGTTGGAGGTAAAGGACTTTTTGTAAAGGAAATAGAGCAGGCTATGTACGATAAGGAAATAGACTTCGCTGTTCACAGTATGAAGGATATGCCTTCTGTAATGCCTGATGGCCTGATTATTTCATCTATACCGAAACGTGCTGATCATCGTGATGCCTATATTGCCAAAAATCATGTGAAATTAAGTGATTTACCTGATGGAGCAATAGTTGGGACAAGCAGTTTGCGAAGGGCAGCGCAAGTTCTGGCTGAGCGCCCGGATGTAAGGATAAAGTCAGTACGTGGCAATATTGAAACAAGATTGCGCAAATTGCAAGAGGAAGACTATGACGCTATTATTTTAGCAGTTGCCGGTATGCAACGTGTCGGTTGGAATGAAAGTCTTATTACCGAATACCTAGAACCTGAAGTTTGTGTACCTGCTGTTGGACAAGGGGCGCTGGCAATCGAGTCCCGTGAGAGTGATGTTGAAGTACAGGAAATGCTTGCAAAAATTAACCATGCTTTTACAACCAAAACCGTAACAGCAGAACGGACATTTTTAAAACTTCTAGAAGGAAGCTGCCAAGTACCAATTGCAGGCTACGCTTTTCTTGAGAATGAGGAACTTGTTTTAACAGCCCTTGTCGCTAGTGCCGATGGAAAAGTTGTCCTCAAGGAAACAGTCCGCGGAACGGATCCCGAGGCTGTTGGCCGGGAAGCTGCTGAGAAGCTGATTGACCGCGGTGCGAAAGATATAGTAGATGAGGTGAAAGAGGGGCTTAATGAGTAA